A window of Desulfovibrio desulfuricans DSM 642 contains these coding sequences:
- a CDS encoding AMP-binding protein yields MESWPLERIAILDFRAVTAIVQSVAQAELSQRNPLSFEARAPHEFASMRWESLGLDTTALENMAQRCNAMFHTTAAAPEVGGLCGDFSQQVLQQWENSDRSLTFFTSGSTGKPKPCTHKESHIRQEVTSLAPIVADRTSALITVPMHHMYGFTFGLLLPLSLGVPIRSVPPLPTMVEAQMRPGDLVISIPLLLSRLVDMRGWQASSSEAGQGITLLTGTSPTPPEVMYALERQGFRVMEFFGSSEMGVVCGRFEPEADYELLPHVARGEGEHGNALVRCLPDGVVQHYPLMDNVTWTGQRHLRPGARIDKAVQVGGINVFPQYVASVIERHEGVKQCLVRLMRQDEGYRLKAFVVPHQGYDGPALHKELILHARRELSDVQRPGAYTFGPDIPRGPLGKPMDW; encoded by the coding sequence ATGGAGTCCTGGCCGCTTGAGCGGATTGCAATTCTTGATTTCAGGGCTGTTACGGCGATTGTGCAATCCGTGGCGCAGGCAGAGTTGAGCCAGCGCAATCCGCTGAGCTTTGAGGCGCGCGCGCCGCACGAGTTTGCATCCATGCGGTGGGAATCGCTTGGGCTTGATACCACTGCGCTGGAAAATATGGCGCAGCGTTGCAATGCCATGTTTCATACCACTGCGGCAGCGCCCGAGGTTGGCGGGCTGTGCGGCGATTTTTCGCAACAGGTTTTGCAGCAGTGGGAAAACAGCGACCGCTCGCTCACGTTTTTTACTTCCGGCTCAACAGGCAAGCCCAAGCCCTGCACGCATAAGGAAAGCCATATCCGGCAGGAAGTGACCAGTCTGGCCCCCATTGTCGCGGACAGAACCTCGGCGCTGATCACCGTCCCCATGCATCACATGTACGGCTTTACGTTTGGTTTGCTGCTGCCCCTGAGCCTCGGGGTGCCCATCCGTAGCGTGCCGCCCCTGCCAACAATGGTTGAGGCGCAAATGCGCCCCGGTGATCTTGTTATCAGCATACCGCTGTTGTTGTCGCGCCTTGTGGATATGCGTGGATGGCAGGCCTCCAGCTCGGAGGCGGGGCAGGGGATTACCCTGCTGACTGGCACTTCGCCCACGCCGCCCGAGGTGATGTATGCGCTGGAGCGGCAGGGCTTTCGCGTAATGGAATTTTTTGGCTCGTCAGAGATGGGTGTGGTTTGCGGCCGCTTTGAGCCGGAAGCCGATTATGAACTGCTGCCGCATGTGGCGCGGGGAGAAGGGGAGCACGGCAACGCGCTGGTGCGCTGCTTGCCAGATGGCGTGGTGCAGCACTACCCGCTGATGGATAATGTAACCTGGACAGGCCAGCGACACTTGCGACCGGGCGCGCGCATCGACAAAGCCGTGCAGGTGGGCGGCATCAATGTGTTTCCCCAGTATGTGGCCTCGGTCATCGAGCGCCACGAAGGGGTAAAGCAGTGCCTTGTGCGGCTGATGCGGCAGGACGAGGGATACAGACTCAAAGCCTTTGTGGTGCCGCATCAGGGCTATGACGGGCCAGCCCTGCACAAGGAGCTGATTCTGCATGCCCGCCGTGAACTTAGCGATGTGCAACGCCCCGGTGCCTATACCTTTGGCCCGGATATCCCCCGTGGCCCGCTTGGCAAGCCGATGGATTGGTAG
- a CDS encoding ABC transporter permease, translated as MSTLPASAAKGRFSGPLLHVLRKTLWMLLVLWGITIISFWVIHLAPGSPTDMETTLNPLAGAAARQRLEVLYGLDRPLYVQYWDWLTRIVHLDFGNSMSADSRPVLSKILERLPLTVGMNVISLVLTLLIAIPVGIVSACRQNSLLDKSVTVLVFLGFAMPSFWLALLLMMFFGIELQWLPISGLTSMNYEQLSAVGKFCDLARHLALPTLVYTVGGLAGMSRYMRACMLEVLRQDYILTARAKGLGAGAVIWRHALRNALLPVITLLGLSVPGLIGGSVIIESIFALPGLGQLFYGAVMARDYTMIMGNLILGAVLTLVGNLLADFCYGIADPRIRNAKDNA; from the coding sequence ATGAGCACCCTGCCCGCATCTGCCGCAAAAGGCCGTTTTTCCGGCCCGCTACTGCACGTTTTACGCAAAACGTTGTGGATGCTGCTTGTGCTGTGGGGCATCACCATCATCAGCTTCTGGGTCATCCATCTGGCCCCCGGCTCTCCCACAGATATGGAAACCACGCTCAATCCGCTGGCTGGCGCTGCGGCGCGTCAGCGGCTTGAGGTGCTTTATGGGCTGGATCGCCCCCTGTATGTGCAGTACTGGGACTGGCTGACCCGCATCGTGCATCTGGATTTCGGCAATTCCATGTCTGCCGATTCCCGCCCGGTGCTGAGCAAAATTCTTGAGCGCCTGCCCCTCACCGTGGGCATGAACGTTATTTCACTGGTGCTCACCCTGCTCATTGCCATCCCGGTGGGCATTGTTTCCGCCTGCCGGCAGAATTCGCTGCTGGACAAGTCCGTTACCGTGCTGGTTTTTCTGGGTTTTGCCATGCCGTCCTTCTGGCTGGCCCTGCTGCTCATGATGTTTTTTGGCATTGAGCTGCAATGGCTGCCCATTTCCGGCCTTACATCCATGAATTACGAGCAGTTGAGCGCCGTGGGCAAGTTTTGCGATCTGGCGCGGCATCTGGCCCTGCCCACACTGGTGTATACCGTGGGCGGGCTGGCTGGCATGTCGCGCTACATGCGCGCCTGCATGCTTGAGGTGCTGCGGCAGGATTACATTCTTACAGCGCGGGCCAAGGGGCTTGGCGCTGGCGCGGTTATCTGGCGGCATGCCCTGCGCAACGCGCTGCTGCCCGTCATTACCCTGCTGGGCCTTTCGGTGCCGGGGCTTATCGGCGGCAGCGTCATTATTGAGTCCATCTTTGCCCTGCCGGGGCTGGGCCAGCTGTTTTACGGCGCAGTTATGGCGCGCGATTACACCATGATCATGGGCAATCTGATTCTTGGGGCTGTACTCACGCTCGTGGGCAACCTGCTGGCGGATTTCTGCTACGGAATCGCGGATCCGCGCATCCGCAACGCAAAGGACAACGCCTGA
- a CDS encoding ABC transporter permease, with protein MLPRALKKLLGRNLMLALGLVIVLAMSLAALLAPWIAPFDPNALHLDNILEPPSSRFLFGTDRLGRDVFSRLLYGGRVSLWVGFVAVGISVSIGTVLGLVSGYFRRWVDECIMRVVDIMLCFPSFFLILAVIAFLEPNLTNIMVVIGLTSWMGVTRLVRAEALTLREREFVDAARLAGTSTAGILFRHILPNALAPVLITATLGVAGAILVESSLSFLGLGVQPPAASWGNMLMDGKAVIETAPWLSVYPGLAILVTVLGYNLLGESLRDIFDPRLRQ; from the coding sequence ATGCTGCCCCGCGCCCTCAAAAAGCTGCTTGGCCGCAACCTCATGCTCGCGCTCGGGCTTGTTATTGTGCTTGCCATGTCGCTGGCCGCGCTCCTTGCCCCATGGATTGCGCCCTTTGACCCCAACGCCCTGCATCTGGACAATATTCTGGAGCCGCCCTCCTCCCGCTTTCTGTTCGGCACTGACCGCCTTGGGCGCGATGTTTTTTCCCGCCTGCTTTACGGCGGCAGGGTTTCTCTTTGGGTAGGCTTTGTGGCTGTGGGCATATCGGTCAGCATCGGGACTGTTCTTGGCCTTGTGAGCGGCTATTTTCGCCGCTGGGTGGACGAGTGCATCATGCGAGTGGTTGATATCATGCTCTGCTTTCCGTCATTTTTTCTTATTCTGGCGGTGATTGCCTTTCTTGAACCCAATCTTACCAATATCATGGTGGTTATTGGGCTTACCTCGTGGATGGGCGTTACCCGCCTTGTGCGCGCAGAGGCGCTTACCCTGCGCGAGCGTGAATTTGTCGACGCCGCGCGGCTGGCTGGCACATCCACAGCGGGCATACTGTTTCGGCACATACTGCCCAATGCCCTTGCGCCCGTGCTGATAACAGCTACACTGGGCGTTGCCGGGGCCATACTGGTAGAATCAAGTCTCAGCTTTCTGGGGCTTGGTGTGCAGCCCCCCGCAGCCAGCTGGGGCAACATGCTCATGGACGGCAAAGCCGTGATTGAAACCGCGCCCTGGCTGTCGGTATATCCCGGCTTGGCCATCCTGGTAACGGTATTGGGCTATAACCTTCTGGGTGAAAGCCTGCGGGATATCTTTGATCCGCGGCTTCGCCAATAG
- a CDS encoding beta-ketoacyl-[acyl-carrier-protein] synthase family protein, translating to MQHGPGVVVTGMACLCGAGDSPTAVLDGLQSGRGGLVSASVLDSRALPYPFFGLAEKHFPGGRKHSAQDTLTLARAACRSALAEAALPQHLLREAGIVLGTTAGSASHFLESYAASRGTTPEQAAASAPPVCSCAQGADRDDYFSANLALEMDVEAHGPRLTVTDACTSGADAIGLALDLITTGQCQCVLCGGADALSLVPHTGFARLMIYSDQPCHPFDRDRKGLNLGEGAAALVLESAEHARERNAAVLGHVLGYGNASDAHHFTAPHPEGRGLAFAIGSALEQAGLTAADMAFVNAHGTSTRENDKVEGRLLRTLLPGVPVWASKGGTGHTLGAAGALEAVLTLAALRNGTVPASPGFFNIDPEIGFAPTQSALAASSPFALSTSLGFGGGNAALVLGRVKP from the coding sequence ATGCAGCACGGCCCTGGCGTTGTTGTAACAGGCATGGCCTGCCTGTGCGGGGCGGGTGACAGCCCGACTGCGGTTCTGGATGGCCTGCAAAGCGGGCGGGGCGGGCTTGTTTCGGCTAGTGTGCTGGACAGCCGGGCCTTGCCGTATCCGTTTTTCGGGCTTGCTGAAAAGCACTTTCCCGGAGGGCGCAAGCACTCCGCGCAGGATACCCTCACGCTCGCAAGGGCCGCGTGCCGTAGCGCGCTGGCTGAGGCCGCACTGCCCCAGCATCTGTTGCGTGAGGCGGGCATTGTGCTTGGCACAACCGCCGGGAGCGCGTCGCATTTTCTGGAGTCTTACGCCGCCAGCCGTGGAACCACGCCAGAGCAGGCTGCTGCATCGGCACCGCCTGTATGCTCCTGCGCGCAAGGGGCTGACCGCGACGATTACTTCAGCGCCAATCTTGCGCTGGAGATGGACGTGGAGGCACACGGCCCGCGCCTGACCGTCACCGATGCCTGCACATCCGGCGCGGATGCCATTGGTCTGGCACTGGATCTCATCACCACAGGCCAGTGCCAGTGCGTGCTGTGCGGCGGTGCCGATGCCCTGAGCCTCGTACCGCATACGGGCTTTGCGCGGCTGATGATATATTCCGACCAGCCGTGCCACCCCTTTGACCGCGACCGCAAAGGCCTGAACCTTGGTGAAGGCGCAGCCGCGCTTGTTCTGGAAAGCGCCGAGCATGCCCGCGAGCGCAATGCCGCCGTGCTCGGGCATGTGCTGGGCTACGGCAACGCCTCTGACGCGCACCATTTTACCGCGCCGCATCCGGAAGGGCGGGGGCTGGCATTCGCCATAGGCTCGGCTCTGGAACAGGCTGGCCTCACAGCGGCGGATATGGCCTTTGTGAACGCGCATGGCACGTCTACCCGTGAGAACGACAAGGTTGAAGGGCGGCTTTTGCGCACCCTGTTGCCGGGGGTGCCCGTATGGGCCAGCAAGGGCGGCACGGGGCACACCCTCGGGGCCGCTGGCGCGCTGGAAGCCGTGCTGACTCTCGCGGCCCTGCGCAACGGCACGGTTCCGGCCTCGCCGGGGTTTTTCAATATTGACCCTGAAATAGGTTTTGCGCCCACGCAGAGCGCCCTTGCGGCATCGTCGCCATTTGCGCTTTCAACCTCGCTGGGTTTTGGCGGCGGCAATGCCGCTCTGGTTCTGGGGAGGGTAAAGCCGTGA
- a CDS encoding pseudouridine synthase, giving the protein MPPKHSGNAGSSARNRSKNSSSTSSHKKEQPAGARKNHAPRSDSWSANGPNGRSDSRADSRSGTQPNVRDARDGFSQRKPAQPQAVKSDADHSARPAQPDADANAADGIRLNKAIAATGLCSRRKADELILAGRVSVDGKPEPNPGRQVLSFESIAVDGRVLSAPQSYTYLMLNKPVHVVCTVSDPEGRPTVLDCLAPEYKALRLYPVGRLDYFSEGLLLLTNDGQLAQRLTHPRHHQPKTYEVLVRGAAPEGALKTMRRGMHLAEGEDIMPVDVIAQQVGGNTLLQMVLRQGLNRQIRRMCRDLGLTILRLCRVAQGSLRLGDLASGKARPLTDAEVARLRESAELSAAR; this is encoded by the coding sequence GTGCCGCCCAAACATTCCGGCAATGCCGGATCATCCGCCAGAAACCGCAGCAAAAACAGTTCGTCCACCAGCTCCCATAAAAAGGAACAGCCTGCGGGAGCGCGCAAGAATCATGCCCCCCGTTCTGATAGCTGGTCTGCCAATGGGCCAAATGGCCGTTCTGATTCGCGGGCAGATTCACGGTCAGGTACTCAGCCGAACGTCCGTGATGCCCGAGACGGTTTTTCGCAACGCAAACCCGCGCAGCCCCAGGCAGTCAAATCTGACGCCGATCATTCTGCTCGGCCTGCTCAGCCCGATGCTGACGCCAATGCCGCTGACGGCATACGCCTTAACAAGGCCATAGCCGCAACGGGTCTTTGCTCGCGCCGTAAGGCAGACGAACTTATTCTTGCCGGGCGCGTTAGTGTTGACGGCAAGCCGGAGCCCAACCCCGGGCGTCAGGTATTGTCCTTTGAGAGCATTGCCGTGGATGGACGCGTGTTGTCGGCCCCGCAGTCCTATACCTACCTCATGCTCAACAAGCCCGTGCATGTGGTTTGCACAGTGAGCGACCCGGAAGGCAGGCCCACCGTGCTGGATTGCCTTGCGCCTGAATACAAGGCGCTCAGGCTGTATCCTGTTGGCAGACTTGACTATTTTTCTGAGGGATTGCTGCTGCTTACCAATGATGGCCAACTGGCCCAGCGCCTCACCCATCCCCGGCATCACCAGCCCAAGACCTATGAAGTGCTTGTGCGCGGCGCGGCGCCTGAAGGGGCGCTCAAGACCATGCGGCGCGGCATGCACCTTGCCGAAGGTGAAGATATTATGCCTGTGGATGTGATCGCTCAGCAGGTTGGCGGCAATACCCTGTTGCAAATGGTGCTGCGCCAGGGGCTGAACCGCCAGATTCGCCGTATGTGCCGCGATCTGGGGCTGACCATTCTGCGCCTGTGTCGCGTTGCTCAAGGCTCATTGCGCCTTGGGGATCTGGCCAGTGGCAAAGCCCGGCCTCTTACGGATGCCGAGGTTGCCCGCCTGCGTGAAAGCGCTGAACTGTCCGCCGCGCGGTAG
- a CDS encoding beta-ketoacyl synthase chain length factor, with product MSSAALSVAGTGLVHSIGGKDALAAIQHGQAPAISAPDISSLAALLPGVSLRRIPRYARMALLACVQALDEAGWRQKDVLHRTALVFGTAYSSSQMSMDFMDSILDNGPHLSSPTAFSHAVNNMGAGLLSLMLGIEGPCFTISQFELSFAGAVSTAAALLGAGRAERVLLCAVDETDSRFSRCCPECLSSKHPQTEGAVALCLVRQAAGAPSLQVRWGQQPEADGPVFASGAASGPGWTNHEYLYGHGPLAQALDVMLALNMPQTARAEAVNCVCAAAASGRQALIEVRGA from the coding sequence GTGAGCAGTGCAGCGCTTTCTGTGGCGGGAACCGGGCTTGTGCACAGCATCGGCGGCAAGGATGCCCTTGCTGCCATACAGCACGGGCAAGCGCCTGCCATATCTGCCCCCGATATTTCTTCACTCGCGGCATTGTTGCCGGGCGTGTCGCTGCGCCGTATTCCCCGGTATGCGCGTATGGCGCTTCTGGCATGCGTGCAGGCTCTGGATGAGGCGGGCTGGCGACAAAAAGACGTCCTGCACCGTACCGCTCTTGTTTTTGGCACGGCCTACAGCAGCTCGCAAATGAGCATGGATTTTATGGATTCCATACTGGATAACGGGCCGCATCTTTCCTCGCCAACGGCCTTTTCGCATGCCGTCAACAATATGGGCGCAGGCCTGCTCAGCCTGATGCTTGGCATTGAGGGACCGTGTTTTACCATTTCGCAGTTTGAGCTTTCTTTCGCCGGTGCTGTGAGCACTGCGGCAGCCCTGCTGGGTGCGGGCCGGGCCGAGAGGGTGCTGCTGTGTGCGGTGGACGAAACCGACAGCCGTTTTTCCCGCTGCTGCCCGGAATGTTTAAGCAGCAAACACCCCCAGACGGAAGGGGCCGTTGCCCTGTGTCTGGTCAGGCAAGCTGCGGGTGCGCCCTCGTTGCAAGTGCGGTGGGGGCAACAGCCGGAGGCGGACGGCCCCGTCTTTGCCTCTGGTGCCGCATCCGGGCCGGGCTGGACAAATCATGAATATCTGTACGGTCATGGGCCGCTGGCGCAGGCTCTGGATGTGATGCTGGCCCTGAACATGCCGCAGACGGCCAGGGCCGAAGCTGTTAACTGCGTCTGCGCTGCTGCTGCAAGCGGCAGACAGGCATTAATCGAAGTGCGGGGTGCGTAA
- a CDS encoding AAA family ATPase — MLEYLRIRNLALIEDMELEFSPGMNVLTGETGAGKSFILKALGFLLGDKLSADMVRAGAERAQVEALFSTKDADMVLRREIVAETGRSRLYINDELRSQDSLRDLRNRLVAHTSQHAQQKLLQSSFQARLLESGLSCPELLHQRDALLARLQANAAQRSALLERQAGLGERRELLEMQQQEIDKVSPEEGEEEKLEEIRALARSMEHQQENYEQALILLQGDDQEGVIDQLGQLEKLLQRMCREDESLQADADAVAALRQQLAHLGGRLRRPPSLPGLDEMPDMDHLEERLFALAQLKRKLHRTLPEILSLREEISENLSFLDVCALDITRLDKEAAALAAELAAVTARIIPARREAAAAIATKLENELRQLGFSDQVRVLPDFAVQEIWPGVTDERGRILWAPNPGQPPQPLDKIASGGELSRFLLALASVQQDDEGATFIFDEVDAGVGGMTLNKLAEKLYALAETRQMLLITHWPQLAARARRHFQIVKMVRDGETFTLCSPLNKEDRHAELARMAGGGEQGEALARSLEK; from the coding sequence ATGCTTGAATACCTGCGCATTCGCAATCTGGCCCTCATTGAGGACATGGAACTGGAATTTTCGCCCGGCATGAACGTGCTGACGGGTGAAACCGGGGCGGGGAAGAGCTTTATCCTTAAAGCGCTGGGCTTTCTGCTTGGCGACAAGCTTTCGGCGGATATGGTTCGCGCGGGTGCTGAGCGCGCACAGGTAGAGGCCCTGTTTAGCACAAAAGATGCGGACATGGTTCTGCGGCGCGAAATTGTGGCGGAGACAGGCCGCAGCCGCTTGTACATCAACGATGAGCTGCGCTCACAAGACAGTCTGCGCGACCTGCGCAACCGCCTTGTGGCCCACACCAGCCAACACGCGCAGCAAAAACTGCTTCAATCTTCATTTCAGGCCAGGCTGCTGGAAAGCGGCCTAAGCTGCCCCGAGCTTCTGCACCAGCGGGACGCCCTGCTTGCGCGCCTTCAGGCCAATGCGGCCCAGCGCTCTGCCCTGCTTGAGCGTCAGGCCGGGTTGGGCGAACGGCGCGAGCTGCTTGAAATGCAGCAGCAGGAGATCGACAAGGTTTCTCCCGAAGAAGGCGAAGAAGAAAAGCTGGAAGAAATTCGCGCGCTGGCCCGTTCCATGGAGCACCAGCAGGAGAATTACGAGCAGGCGCTCATTTTGCTGCAAGGCGATGATCAAGAAGGCGTGATCGACCAGCTGGGCCAGTTGGAAAAGCTCTTGCAGCGCATGTGCCGGGAGGACGAATCCCTCCAGGCCGATGCCGACGCCGTGGCCGCCCTGCGCCAGCAGCTTGCCCACCTTGGCGGCAGGCTTCGCCGCCCGCCTTCCCTGCCGGGGCTGGATGAAATGCCCGACATGGATCATCTGGAAGAGCGCCTGTTTGCCCTTGCGCAACTAAAGCGCAAGCTGCACAGAACCCTGCCGGAGATTCTTTCCCTGCGCGAAGAAATTTCCGAGAACCTTTCCTTCCTTGATGTATGCGCGCTGGATATCACCCGGCTGGACAAGGAAGCGGCAGCTCTTGCCGCAGAGCTTGCCGCCGTGACCGCCCGCATCATCCCGGCGCGCCGTGAGGCAGCAGCAGCCATTGCAACCAAGCTGGAAAACGAACTACGCCAGTTGGGCTTTTCGGATCAGGTGCGGGTATTGCCGGATTTTGCCGTGCAGGAAATCTGGCCCGGCGTTACTGACGAGCGCGGGCGCATCCTTTGGGCCCCCAACCCCGGCCAACCCCCGCAACCGCTGGATAAAATAGCATCGGGCGGCGAACTTTCGCGCTTTTTGCTGGCACTAGCCAGCGTGCAGCAGGATGACGAAGGCGCTACATTCATATTTGACGAAGTCGATGCCGGCGTTGGCGGCATGACCCTGAACAAGCTGGCCGAAAAGCTCTACGCACTGGCCGAAACGCGCCAGATGCTGCTCATCACCCACTGGCCGCAACTGGCGGCCCGCGCCCGCAGGCATTTTCAGATTGTTAAGATGGTGCGCGATGGGGAAACCTTTACCCTCTGCTCCCCACTTAACAAAGAAGACCGCCACGCCGAGCTTGCGCGCATGGCAGGCGGCGGCGAACAGGGCGAGGCGCTGGCCCGCAGCCTGGAAAAATAG
- the rdgC gene encoding recombination-associated protein RdgC yields MGFANSSCSFTRFRILDPVPATLWPQIPDKLKQFAMRDIDDIPEMQGQGWTCFEDMLDTDWVTAPPQKGAYLVFSLRLDMRRIPAGVVKKHVALALKEEKKRMGEQGKNYIARERKKELKEQVLLRLRSRFLPVPGEFNVLWATDKNEVWFASTQNKMIDLFLEEFLKTFELHLEQLTPYNLAVSMLDEESLIRLDKLEPTQFAPLS; encoded by the coding sequence ATGGGCTTTGCCAACAGCTCTTGCAGCTTTACACGGTTCCGCATTCTTGATCCTGTTCCGGCCACGCTCTGGCCGCAGATACCGGACAAACTGAAACAGTTCGCCATGCGCGACATTGACGATATTCCTGAAATGCAGGGCCAGGGATGGACCTGTTTTGAGGACATGCTCGATACCGACTGGGTCACGGCCCCGCCCCAGAAAGGCGCGTACCTCGTGTTTTCTCTGCGGCTGGATATGCGGCGCATACCCGCTGGCGTGGTCAAAAAACACGTTGCTCTTGCCCTCAAGGAAGAAAAAAAACGCATGGGCGAACAGGGCAAGAACTACATTGCCCGCGAGCGCAAAAAAGAACTCAAGGAGCAGGTGCTGCTGCGCTTGCGCTCCCGTTTTTTGCCTGTTCCCGGCGAATTCAACGTGCTCTGGGCCACAGACAAAAACGAAGTCTGGTTTGCGTCCACCCAGAACAAGATGATCGATCTCTTCCTGGAAGAGTTTCTCAAAACATTCGAGCTGCATCTGGAGCAACTGACGCCCTACAATCTGGCGGTCTCCATGCTGGACGAAGAAAGCCTGATCCGCCTGGACAAGCTGGAGCCCACGCAGTTCGCTCCCCTTTCCTGA